From the Theropithecus gelada isolate Dixy chromosome 16, Tgel_1.0, whole genome shotgun sequence genome, the window CTTGAGTCCAGAAACCCACCTTAAGTTGTTACACACACTAAGATCattagcattatttattttaattcacagATGAGAAGAAACTGGATATCTGATCTAGTTCATCCTCATTTCTTGCCACATGTTCTCTCCATGATATGTGCCAAGGGGCAGTCTAGCTTGAATATCCCACTGATGATGGAATTATCATGGGAATCATGGGATAATAATCATGGGATTATCAGTGGGAATATCCCACTGACGATGAAGGAAACTTACTGTTTCCTGGGGCATTCATTTCGTCTCTGAGTACTTGGACACTCCCTATATACAACTTCTCAAGCCTTCCTGAATGCAATCTTATATCTGCAAATTGTGATAATGAGTCAAAGCAATTTCTGGTGTCATCCTTTGTGGCTTGACTGAAAAATCACAAATACTCCTTTTATTGGCATTGTTACCAAGTTCTACCAGAGTGGCCAAGTGTATCGGCTTGTTTAAGCAGGAAGAGGAATTCATGCTAAAGTTCATCTCTAAAGGAAGATACCTCGGCATTCATTACTAACGGTGACGGATTGAGAAAGGATCTTGTGGTTTGGGATGGAAGATGAATACAGAAGAGTTTCTGACTCTAGGTGGTTCTGAGGTTATGTATAAAGTCAAGGTGACACTTCCTTGTTTTGagaccttttctcttttctttttttgagacagggtcttgctctgttgcccaggctggagtgcagtggcatgtttacagctcactgcagccttaacttcctaggctcaagtgattctcccacctcagcctctctagtagctgggcatacaggcatgcgccaccatacatggctaatttttgtattttttgtagagacaggttttcaccatgttgcccaggcaggctggtctcaaactcctggactcaagctatccatccgcctcagtctcccaaagtgctaggattacaggtgtgagccaccatgcctggccaaggccccctcccctccccttcccttctttcttttttctttttttcttcttcttcttcattttttttttttttttttttgagatggagttttgctcttcttgcccaggctggagtgcagtggtgcaatctcagctcactgaaacctccacctcccaggttcaagcaattctcctgcctcagcctcccaagtagctggatttacaggcatgcaccaccatgcatggctaattttgtatttttagtacagacgggggttttctctatgttgctcaggctggtctcgaactcccgacctcaggtgatctgcctgcctcggcctcccaaagtgctgagattagaggtgtgagccaccgcacccggccaaggcCTCTTTTCTATCAGTATCCAAGTCTTAGGATATTGTCACTCAAAACAGAGATGATGGCTTCTCAGAGAATTTAGTGCTGTGTTTTTCAACTGTCGTCTCCAGCCAAGCCACCCTGGaaatctatatataaatacataaaatactaaATTATGAGAATTAAGTTATAGCTTAGCACAATCTTGATATCAGAGATGAGAACTTAGAACTCACAGAAACTTTCAGAAGCAGTTGTCTGCTTTCCGCATTCTGATCCATGACTAGAGACAGAGGACTCAATTGCCACTTCTGAATTAATGCCTCCCTTTAGTCattggctttttgttttattattttcattattattttgagacagggctttgttgcccaagatggagtgcagtggcacagtcttggttcactgcagcctctgcttcccaggctcatgtgattctctcacctcaatctcccaagtagctgggactacagtcatgtgccatcacacccagctaatcttgtattttttgtaaagatggggtttcaccatgttggctaggctggtcctgaactcctggactcaaatgatttgcatgcctcggcctcccacagtgctgggattactgcactttgcagtgagccactgcacctggctcgtttccttatttgtattaattttttaaccttACCATTTGAAGATGTTGGTAAATAACGGACACCAAAAAGGAGGCAAGCAAATAATGAGGCCTGAAGATCACTGAAGACCCACCACCTGCAAAGTCCAACTCAGTGGTACTTCTTAGATGTTTGGGAGGGGCTCACTGAAGTCTCGACCTCCAGGGCTGAAGCAGTGctaccacctcagtctcccaagtggctgggactacagggtgcaccactatgcctagctaattgaattttttgtagagatggggtcttgctatgttggctagactggtctcaatctcttggcctcaagtgatcatcccacctcagtctctcaaagtgctggtactgcaggtgtgagtcactgtgccccgCCTAttggttggttttgttgtttgtttcttgcttcCTCAAACTCATAACTTGCCATTTTGTTCAAGGGCCACCCATTCGTAGAACAGTGTGCCTGGGGCTCCTCCAGCTGGCTTCACACAATTAGCTATTTACCAAAGCAGAATTCACCTGTGTGATTCTTGAATCATTAGGCTAAAGGACAGGGTTATCCAAACTTTCCTGCTTGAACAGAAACTACACtttctcagcaaaaaaaaaaaaaaaacaaaaacaaacaaaaaaaaacccaaaaaaaacccaaaaaaaaccaaaaaaaacacaaaaaaaacacaaaaaaaacccaggcaTTTCAGCCCTAGTCTTCAAGCAGTAATGGGAAAATGAGAGAATGTTCTTGGGATATGCAGTGGGTGCATCTAGCACAAGAGCCATGGAAGAGGAATACTTGAGGTTTCAGGTCACTGGAGTTCAGGGTTCAAAGGAATTAATGGAACCTCAACTGGGGCTGATTCTGCCATTCTTCACACTGTAACTACAAAGTTTATACATTTCTCTCCctggaaaactttttttcctatcaaaagggaaaggaaaaccaACCCTATTTATCCAAAAGCTATTCTCCTGAAGAACCAGAGTCCTGCGATATCTGGATAGTTTCTAGAGAAACGATGCAGATTTTCACCCTTACGGACTCTTTAAGCTTTAGGGTTTAAAAACCACTAGGCTGCTTCCCATTTTGCAGGGCAACTGGGACTGCAAGACCCTAATTAACTGAAATCCCTACTGTTCCAGATGTGGAGGGCAGCTGGTGGTAGGGGATGGCCAGATGGCAGTAAATATCCCTCACCAAGCCTTACACCAAGGCTGTTGTTCACCAGCAGTAGAACAGCTTCTgtaatttcagttcctttttgTTTATCCTGCTTAGAAATGGCAAAAGAAAGTCAGATGAGGAATGTAGAGGAGGAGAAACaagaagtggggaggagggagatacttttttttttctttctttcttttttttttttgagatggagtctcactcagttggccaggctggagtgcagtggcgtgatctcggttcactgcaagctccgcctcccaggttcacgcctcagcctcctgagNttttttttttttgagacggagtctcgctctgtcgcccaggctggagtacagtggccggatctcagctcactgcaagctccgcctcccgggtttatgccattctcctgcctcagcctcccgagtagctgggactacaggcgcccgccacctcgcccggctagttttttgtattttttagtagagacgaggtttcaccgtgttagccaggatagtctcgatctcctgacctcgtaatccgcccgtctcggcctcccaaagtgctgggattacaggcttgagccacctcgcccggccaattttttgcatttttagtagagacagggtttcaccgtgttagccaggatggtctcgatctcctgacctNccgcctcccgggtttatgccattctcctacctcagcctcccgagtagctgggactacaggcgcccgccacctcgcccggctagttttttgtattttttagtagagacgaggtttcaccgtgttagccaggatagtctcgatctcctgacctcgtaatccgcccgtctcggcctcccaaagtgctgggattacaggcttgagccaccgcgcccggccaattttttgcatttttagtagagacagggtttcaccgtgttagccaggatggtatcgatctcctgacctcgtgatccacccgcctcggcctcccaaagtgctgggattacaggcatgagccaccgtgcctggccctttttttcttttttttgagatggagtctcactctgtcacccaggctggagtgcagtggtgcgatctcggctcactgcaagctctgcctcccaggttcacaccattctcctgcctcagcctcctgagtagctgggattacaggtgcccaccaccacgcccagctaattttttgtatttttagtagagatagggtttcaccgtgttagccaggatggtctcgatctcctgacctcgtgatccacccacctcggcctcccaaagtgctgggattacaggcgtgaaccacagctCCCTGCCAGGAGGGAGATAATTTTTCACAACAGGATAATGTGCCTTAGACAATCGAGTGCTGTCTACATTTCAGTGCAGATTCTTGGAGTTATTTCAAAGTTTCTTCTGATTTGATCTAGAAGAACAAGGCTGGGGCAAGATTATCCAAACCTGAAATCATGGCCTCAGGAATACCTTTATGCCAAGTCTTGGGATGTGGGTTTTGGTATAAGCAGCTCTCTTCTTTACAACTGCTTTGCTGTTTGTGAGGTCAGAACAGGAGCCCTCTTTCTCAATGAcgattaaaataaaacttcagggtAAAGTTTTTGAATCTTAGCAACACATGGAAACATATGTCCTGTtgccaaaaaaattttaattgcctAATCCAAACCAGAATATTTAGATCAACTTGTATACTGTATCTTATCTCTGATATACTATCTCTAGTCCTCAGCATTATTCTTCATAAAACCAAATACCCACTTAGTTGCTAAGTGGCCAGATCTAAGAGGAAGCTTTTCTGCCTTTAAAGGGATGGCCTTTTGAATGATTGAGCAGACAAAACATTGTAAtgtgaaatatttgtaaatcactgGTCAGCTCTAGTCAACCTCTTGGTGCTTTTGTTTCCTCTGGTCCCAGATGTGTCTCCTGGCTCTGGAAAGGGAGAGGCCAGTAGTAGCATCAGAAAAGGGAGCAACTAACTAGAAAACACCTAAGTTATGAGGTTTGTACTTTTCCTGATTTAGAGAAAGTCCACATCTCAGGAGATAAACAGCTCTGGCTGCAGCCCTCTGGAGTAATCCCCTGAAATGGTGCCAGAGGGAGCATGTAAGGTAGCCAAGATTCTGACTCCTTGAATCATGGTCTAGCAAAGCCCTCAGACCCTGCATGAGAGCGCTTCCTATTTGTAAAATACCCTTGGGATCTCTTCAGTGAGGCTTGGGGGCCAGGTCAGCCCCATTCCCAGCTGGGACTTGCAGAGCTCCTCTGAGAGACTGGACCTTCACATTCCTTGAGATGGATGTTCACATTCTGTAGCTGCTGGGCCCTCACCAGCCAGCCCCACTGCCTCTGCTGCCCTTCTCACACACACAAGCCTGCTGCCGCAGGTGCCAGAGCATTCGGTCAAAGCAGGGCGCCACAACCACAGAGCAAATGAGGGAAGTGGGGCTGAGACACAAACATCCTGTCCTAATGACATCAAGTGGCTCCAGCTTGAGAATCGGGGTCACTGCCCTATGACATACACAAACGTCTCATCCCTCTAGTCACTGCCAATAAGAGGGCACTTTCTCCTGTGTCCATGGGTTGAAAAAGTGCCATCCTTTGGCTTGTGATGTCAGTGATAGGAGACAGTGACTGGAACACTCCGCTGCTGACCGGATGAGTAGGGATATGCTGAGCAGAGGCCAGGCAGGAGATCTGCTGAGGATGAAGTGAGCGCAGGCTCACAGGGCATTCCATCTCCTTCAAGGCACCAGTTTAAGAGAGAGGGACTGAATGACGAGCACAGAGCCGGAGCTCCCTCCGTTCAGTCCACCCCATCTTTCCAGGACTCTCCCTTACCCAGCTGTGTTTTTCTTTGCAGGACTTGGGGGTTCTTGGGCCAGGTCTCTCATCTTGTGTATGATCGCTTCCAGCTAAAGATCTCCTCCAGGTTGGAAGAGGAAGCGACCTCTCGCCTCTGCAAGGCTCCCCCGCGACGACGGCCCCCAAGGAAGGAAGCTCTGTGCCTGCTCAGCCCTTTCATCCTCTCCTCCATTCGGAAGAACTCAGTCAAGGCCCGGAAGGACTCCAGGATGACCTCGTGGCTCCAGGCTGGCAAGGGCTCCTGGCGCAGGAAGCCACAGTGGCCTCCGTGGCGactgagcaggaggaagaagtAGGGGTTGCTGTGGAAGAGTTCAGTGGTCAGAGTGTGGTCTGGGGGTCCACACACGGGGTCGTCAGCACTGCAGATACATAGCACAGGCACGGCCGCCTCGTCCACATCCCGGAGGGGGTCGTTGCGGTCCCAGTAGGTATCCCAGCTGATGGGGAAGCTTTTGGTGTGGCAGAAGAGAGCCTCCTCAAACTCTCGAAGGGAACGGCTCCTGAACAGTCTGCTGGTGTCCACAGTGTCCTCCAGGGCTGTGGCATACCTGGCAGCGAGTTGTTGGGTGGGGAAGgtgggaaagagagggaagaatgagAACATCAGGTGACAGCAGATGAGATAGAGAGACAGCCCGCAGGCCAGATCTGGCCACAGAAGCTTTCTTTGGCCATTTAGGGCTTTGAAAAAATTTCATTTCATGGCCATCATTTAAAACCAGATGAggctggttgcggtggctcacacctgtaatccaagcactttgggaggccgaggtgggtggattgcttgagtccaggagtttgagaacagcctgggcaacatggcgaaaacccatctctaaaaaaaaaaaaaagaaaaaaaaaattagcctgttatggtggctcaagcctatggtcccagctactcaggaggctgaggtgggaggactgcttgagcctgggaggtcaaggctgcagtgagctatgactgtaccattgcattccaggctgggtgacacagaccctgtttaaaaaaataaacaaaacaaaataaaataaaataataaaatcagccaggcacggtggctcacgcctgcaattccagaactttgggaggctgaggtgggtggatcacgaggtcaagagatcgagaccatcctggccaacatggtgaaaccccagctctactaaaaatacaaaaattagctgggtgtggtggtgcacacctgtagtcccaggtactcgggtggctgaggcaggagaatcgcttgaacccgggaggcagaggttgcagtgagccaagatcatgccactgcattccagcctggtgacagtgagactctgtctcaataaataaataaataaataaaataataaaattagaagatTTCACATAAAATGCAGGTGTCTGGCTTCTCTAGGGAAGTGGGAAGATCCAGCCACATGGGTGGGCATTTCTCAGCACAACAATGggttcctcctccctccttcttatGTGAAGACGGTGCCCACTAGGCCTGTCATTCACAGCATCACTGCACCTGCCGATGTGCCCTAGGGGCAGCATTTGACTTCACAGCTGCTGACAGTTCTCCTCCTAACCTCAAATTCTGGCCCTCTGTAGAGAACTTGCTATGAACTGTAACCTCCTGAACTGCTCCTAGAAGAACTTGTTGGCTCAGAGTATCCAAACCAGCAGGTGACACGTCTGCTAATCATTCATATTTGACTTTAGGTTgcattcattgtttttatttttgttttttttaaactaacatcCTGTCCTGGTAATGTCACATGAGTGTGATGTTGATCAGGTATAACTGGGGTAGATATTCCTACAGAGTGTGCTGCCTGGCAGAGGAAGCAATTGAGTCTGTAATTTACTGGGTGGATTCCTAAATAGGGGcctcagagcaactgctttgggTAACAGAGAACATCTATGCTGTTTCTAGCCCCCTGGAGAGGGTTTGGCATTCTGACAAGGAGGCCAGGATGGGCAGCTCCATCTTTTGAGTAGCTCAATCCAGCCTCAGTTGAAATTAGATGTTCATctctgaccaggcacagtggctcacacctgtaatcccagcactttgggaggccaaggcaggtggattcccTGAGTCCAGacattcaagaccaacctggacaacatggcacaatcccatctttacaaaaaatacaaaaattaaccgagcatggtggcatgtgcctgtagtcttagctactcgggaagctgaggtgggggtcTGACCCCCACATCCCAAGTCTTTCTGCTACACCACACTGTTGCCATAATGACTTCGACCTCATTCTGCCCTCTCCTAAGAAAGCCAGAGTGCAGGCTGGGAAtgtcacctgagtccaggaactcaaggctgcaatgagtggtgatcctgccactgcactccagcctgggtgacagagtaagatcttgcctcaaaaaacaaacaaacaaagagctgggcacggtggctcacacctgtaatcctggcactttgaaagctggggcaggcggatcacttgaggttaggggttccagaccagcctggccaacgtggagaaaccccacctctaccaaaaaatatattaaaaattagctgggcttggtggtacactcctgtagtccccaggtacttgggaggctaaggcaggagaatagcttgcacccagaaggtggaggatacagtgagcctagatcatgtcactacacttcagcctgggtgacagagtgagactctgtctcaaaataaataaataaataaaataaataattttaataaatgcctgtgtgggtgtgtctgtgtgtgtatatacatttttttttttttgagacagggtgtagctctgtcacccaggctggagtgtagtggcctgaccaaggctctctgcagccttgaacttctgggcttgggtgatcctcccatctccacctcctgagtagctgggaccacagatgcatgccaccacagccggctaatcaaaaaaagaaatttttgtagagactggtttccctatgttgcccaagttagtctcaaactcttgggctcaagtgatcctcctgccttggcctctcaaagtgctgggattacaggcgggagccactgcacctggcctcaaatgcTACCATATTTCTGATTCTTGTCACCTCCAGGCTTAGAGACTGTGAGTAAACATTCTGGGCAGATAATCGTTTGCAGTGGCTTCCGGAGTGCTCTTTGCTGAGTTGTCAAGCTGCAGGCTAAGTGGTAAATGTCAGGTATCTCTGCTGTCGTGGGCCAGGTGCTCAAATTGCTAGGATACAGCTGGGGGTGCTGAGATGAGGCAAGGGGCCGGGGCAGGAGTCCCTGCTCTAGCACAGTAATACCGATGACCTTTAAACCCGCTTCCCCGGTTCTGTCTAGATTACAGGATTTGGAAGGCTTTGGAAGATGCGTTCAGAGAACTTTGCCCAAACTAGCCCACGCCTGTTTGTTCCAATGCTATGCAGAGCTGTTTCTGTTTCTTAGCCAGCTCAGGCCCTCTATTCCTTCCATTCTGGTCTGCGGCCTCCATTACCCACCTGCTGAGGGCGATCTTCTGGTGGAGCAGAAAGCCCCGCTCGTAGGGCCAGGGTAGGCCAGTCTCGAACCACTCGCGGCAGCGCAGCACGGGTGAGATGCAGGCAGCGCCTGTCACGTAGCTGGAGGAGCCGCACTCGCCCAGGTAGGACAGTAGCAGCGCCGACCCCGAGCCTTCACTCACCGCGAACAGCGGCGCCGCCGGGTGTCGGAAGCGGATGTATGTGACCGCCTCCTTGAGGTCGGACGGGTCCCCGAAAGGCTGCAGCCGGGGGCTGACCAGTGGGCAGCCGTGGTGGCCGCGACGATGGAAGATGACCGGGTAGTAGCCGCGCTCCAGGGCGAGCAAGCAGAGGCCGAGCACGTTGCGGGTGAGGCGACCCCACGCATTGGGGATCACCAGAAGCACCGCAGGAAGGCCCCCGGCGCTGGTGATCCGGCGGCCCCTAACACAAGGTCCCACCACCCAGTCCAGGGCCACCAGCCCATCGTCCGCCAACTGCAGGTACTCCCGGGCCAGCTCAGGCCCAGGCGCCACGGGCAGGACGAAGTGGCAGAGGGTCTGCAGGTGGGGCCCGGAGAGCCAGGAGCGCGGGCCGGGCTCCAGCGCCGCCGAGCGCCGCAGCGCGCGCAGCAGGCACTGGGCCAGGGCCGACGGCTTGCAGACAAGGCTGCACCCGCCCGGCAGTGGCTCGCTCCTGTCGCTGAACTGGTCCCCGGGGGCTCCGCCGTCCGCCTCCTCGTCGTCTCGGTCTTGGGCCCCCGCCAGGGTCCTCTCTCCGACGGCGCGCCCCCAGGGTCCCCGGAGCCGCGGGCTGAGCAGGCGGAGCAGGGCGAGCACGGCCAAGATGAGCGCGAGGGCGGCGCCCCACGGCGGCATGGCGAAGCCAGAGAGCCctggcgggcggcgggcggcgggcggcgggcggcagGGCCGTCTACTCCACGAGCTCCGCGCTTTGCCCGCGGCTCCACCCGCCGGCGGCGGCTGCCCAGGGCCCTCCCGCGCGGGCGCGCTCTGGATTGGCCGTGGCCCGGCAGAGGCAGCCAGTTCGGGCCCGGCTGCCCTCGCCCGGCCCCCACCTCTGCCCCGGCCCTTTGTACAGCAATTGCAACAAGTGGGAGCAGAGGGTGAGAGGAGCCGCTGCCACCAGGGAGGGAGGGCGCGCCGGCAGCcggaagggagtggggagggcacGAGCCGGGGAGAGCGGTGTTGGCCATAGAAACGTGGGAGGACTGGAGGCCGAGGCCTGGGGACCCGACTGCCATCAGGGTCTTCTGCCAGACCCTGTGCGCTGCGCCCTCAGAGGCCGATGAAGAGAAGCAGAAGGGAGAGGTGAGTAAGTCGCAGCTCCGGGCGCCGGCTCCCGGGCCCCCGTGGGGCGGCGGCTGCGCGCTCTGCCCTCAACCGGCCCCGCTCTCCCCAGCCCACCCACGCAGCCCCGCAATAACTTGGCTGGGCGGGGTCCCGCACCGGGCCAGCGAGGGCGGGCGCGGCGTCCGAGCCGCTGGCGGGAGGCTGCTGCTTCCCTGCCTGCATCAGTGCGGGCCCCGCGGACTCCTGGCCCCCGTCCCGGCGAGCTCGGGGTTCCACGTAAAGGAAATCCTCAGCCCGGGAGGGGCTTTCCCAGAAGGAGCAGCCCCACGCCTCCGAGAGTCAGTCGGAGAAAAGGACACACTCAGGCGCCCTGCGACAGGGATGCCCGTCCGACCTACAAGGAACGCCTCGTAAACCGGGGTGCATGGGAGACCAAGGAAATAACACGTTCTCGCTGTTTCCAAACTTTGGGATTGGCATCTCGACCCCTCGCTCTCTACCCACGTTTTCCCCCCAAATCCTGAAGAGGGAACCAGAACCAGCGCCCCGCTGCGGGGCGGGCCGGCCAGCGCACCTCCTGGGGGTGAGGCCTGTAGCTTCCCCATCCCGCGGCGACCAGTCTCTTTCTGGACGCGCGCCCGCCACCGCTGGGCGACGGCGGAGGTGGGGAACACAGCAGCCTCTCGGCCGGCTCCGGCCTCCCGGGGCTTCTGGGTCTGGAGAGTTTGGGGAGCGGAGACACCCCAGAGGTTCCTCCGGGTTCGGACCCTATTTGCGAGGGCGGGAGTGGGGTGGGCCGACGGCGAAGTTCCAGAGGTGGGACCCTCTCCCTTCAGCAGTTCCTCCTGCTTTAATGATTCTGCCTCTCTTCTCGTTGCAGGTCACACCGACAAATCTGAAGCGGGTTTGCCAGAGGAGTGTACCGTCTCCCTGGCCTGGGCCACCGGGTCCACAGGGATCCCATTTCCGGCCCTACACCCCGCTCCACGATCCCATACAGGCGCTGCAGCTGTGTTCTGCAGGCTGCAGGGACGCGCTGAGACGAATCCCCGGACGAGGCAAGGGGCCCCCGCCTGCCCTGCTGAGACTTACGCGCTGACCCGGCTCATACACTTAACTTTTCCGGCTTCAGGTTTAGGACGCTTGCGCGCACGCTCCACTGCTGTGGGCGGGCATTGGGGCGGGGCGAGACCGGGGGCCCACTGTTAGGGGAGGGGCGCGCGCGAGCCCAGGGCCTACGGACGCGCGGGCGGCGCGGGCGGCGCTGGGGCTGGAGGGGCTGGACGCGCGCGCTCTCTCGCTGGCAGGGCGGCgggcagggcctggggcctcCTGGGATGGCGCCTCCTCCGCCTTCGCCCCAGCTGCTTCTCTTGGCAGCCCTTGCGAGGCTCCTGGGTCCCAGCGAGGTAAGGTGACCCGCTCCTGGGAAAGCCTCGGCCCGGGAGCTCAAAGCGCTTTGCCAAAAGTTCGTCCTGGAAGGAGTGGCGCGCCGAGGGGGACGCGGAGTTCTTCCGCTGGCGGTCTGggcctggggagggagagggcaggGCCTCGTCGTGTCCAGTGCCCCAGCTCTGCGCTTTGGACTCACAGGTGATGGCTGGGCCGGCGGAGGAGGCGGGAGCCCATTGTCCCGAGGG encodes:
- the ABHD15 gene encoding protein ABHD15 — translated: MPPWGAALALILAVLALLRLLSPRLRGPWGRAVGERTLAGAQDRDDEEADGGAPGDQFSDRSEPLPGGCSLVCKPSALAQCLLRALRRSAALEPGPRSWLSGPHLQTLCHFVLPVAPGPELAREYLQLADDGLVALDWVVGPCVRGRRITSAGGLPAVLLVIPNAWGRLTRNVLGLCLLALERGYYPVIFHRRGHHGCPLVSPRLQPFGDPSDLKEAVTYIRFRHPAAPLFAVSEGSGSALLLSYLGECGSSSYVTGAACISPVLRCREWFETGLPWPYERGFLLHQKIALSRYATALEDTVDTSRLFRSRSLREFEEALFCHTKSFPISWDTYWDRNDPLRDVDEAAVPVLCICSADDPVCGPPDHTLTTELFHSNPYFFLLLSRHGGHCGFLRQEPLPAWSHEVILESFRALTEFFRMEERMKGLSRHRASFLGGRRRGGALQRREVASSSNLEEIFSWKRSYTR